The genomic window AATCTGCTTGAGTGGTAGTTATGGACGCTATTAGGTTATCTCATGTAACCCTCTATCATCCGCATCATACGCATTCACCTATATTATCGGATATTACGGGAGAGTTTCAAGCAGGGTCTCTCACTGCGGTATATGGGCCTAACGGCGCCGGAAAGACCATGCTGATGAAAACTTTGGCTGGGCTCATTAAGCCTGACCAAGGATGCGTTGACTACGCCCCTTCTCTCCATCGTGATGTGAGTTTTGTGCCACAGATTAATCACATCGATAGGGGCTTTGCAATCACTGTGGCCGACTTTGTGGCACTGGGAGCAGGATACCGCGTAGGTCTCTTCAGTCGCTTTAGAGATGAAGAACTCAGATTGATTGAGCATTCTCTCGAGCGAGTCGGTTTACACAGTAGGTCAAACTGCCTTATATCTGAGCTCTCTGGTGGTCAGATGCAGCGCTTACTTATTGCCAGACTAATTCTTCGTAATCCTCAAGTTGTACTTCTAGATGAGCCTTTCTCTGCTATAGATATTGATGCACTTCCTAATTTAATGGAAGTGTTGCTCGAATTTGTAGAAGCTGGAAAAACTGTTATCGTCGTTTCGCACGATCAGAATCAAATTCGTACGTATTTTCCTCAGACACTATTACTGTCAGGGCGTGTGGTTTATTGGGGTGACACGGAAACCGCACTTAATTCTGATAATCTATATCGTGCACGCGAGCTAGCATTAAAGGGGTTTTAGGTGTACGAGTTTTTTATAGAGCCATTTATCGTCGATTTGACTATGTCGTATGCATTGGTCGCAGGGCTATTTCTGTGCATTTCTGCGAGTA from Taylorella equigenitalis ATCC 35865 includes these protein-coding regions:
- a CDS encoding metal ABC transporter ATP-binding protein; translation: MDAIRLSHVTLYHPHHTHSPILSDITGEFQAGSLTAVYGPNGAGKTMLMKTLAGLIKPDQGCVDYAPSLHRDVSFVPQINHIDRGFAITVADFVALGAGYRVGLFSRFRDEELRLIEHSLERVGLHSRSNCLISELSGGQMQRLLIARLILRNPQVVLLDEPFSAIDIDALPNLMEVLLEFVEAGKTVIVVSHDQNQIRTYFPQTLLLSGRVVYWGDTETALNSDNLYRARELALKGF